A genome region from Aestuariivirga litoralis includes the following:
- a CDS encoding Rid family detoxifying hydrolase: MKRSTVTASDLAPSAGPFAHAVWAGELLYASGQVGQDPKTGAMVAGGLEAETNQAFENVKSVLRAAGLSFDNVIKANVFLADMNDFSAMNAIYAKMFSAPFPARTTVQVAKLPLGARVEIDVIARQS; encoded by the coding sequence ATGAAACGATCAACCGTCACCGCGTCCGACCTCGCACCGTCTGCCGGGCCCTTCGCACATGCCGTCTGGGCCGGTGAGCTTCTCTATGCATCTGGTCAGGTGGGCCAGGACCCCAAGACCGGAGCAATGGTCGCGGGCGGCCTGGAAGCCGAAACGAACCAGGCTTTTGAAAATGTCAAAAGCGTGCTGCGTGCGGCCGGCCTTAGCTTTGACAACGTGATCAAGGCCAATGTCTTTCTGGCCGACATGAATGACTTTTCGGCGATGAACGCCATCTACGCCAAAATGTTCAGTGCGCCTTTTCCGGCCCGCACCACGGTGCAGGTGGCCAAGCTGCCATTGGGCGCACGCGTCGAAATTGACGTGATCGCAAGACAGTCCTGA
- a CDS encoding putative Ig domain-containing protein, with product MTADHQSITLVSGMTGFPATSLTVSGTFGAYYSIGTTGCLSNNPFVAHSTNNDVLLLDAVANCSVTLTVTGSNHASASTTIDVTVTPHAVVANASAQLKSKLLATPFQPVSATGASNTVLHYAVSPALPAGLVIDEATGMISGTPTETSGVATYAVNVTDDGGNSDSGDFMLSVAPPITVSTDIPSTTFQTGEANSFTPLSVTDGTAPYQFAVSPALPAGLSLDTSTGTINGAPLSATPTTTHTMTVTDANGIAATGDFDLEVVTALSATVVNATAHMQIGSSANFTPLAVSDGTAPYMFSVTPALPNGLTFDSATGDIAGTPLAAASAHDYVVHVQDAHGFSVSGQFSLSVSSPLSSATNGGSIVLQAGAAATPFAPITVSGGTGPFSYQINPALPSGLTLDGATGQVSGAPLSAAPATTYAVTVSDAHNFTSQADFDLEVVTALTATVATSTTHLQIGAEAHFTPVTAALGTAPYVFSVTPNLPTGLTLNSSTGEISGTPTASAPAHSYTMHIQDAHGFSALGQFALSVSYAVSLTENVSSIVLQAAIEATPFTPIEATGGTAPYHYQIAPDLPPGLSMNISTGQISGMPSTVSPDVVFIVSVTDSNPVTPETHQASFHLSVSASAKSNEVSGLQQTGSQISAETSATVVHSMLDDMIGSAMGGNFSPFSANEAQVALMVAPGMQTPEGRITPTSDTTSAGVTSGSPWRIWLNGRYTRIGSGNLSGNQLNGLFGVTYLLSPNQLAGLFAGYETFNYSSATGSTFQGNGITVGALVAGTFDDHLKLDGRLLTTLANYNVTSGLATGNLQAHRLGAEVSASYVFKSGPNSISPFIKSSMLMEWQGAYTDSLTTFHAGQYFAEGTLSPGVQFSHTIRLDNGDTFTPYISAAANLTFGNTNLVGFAGQHGIGGRFMGGINYRTAGGTTLGLQADYTGIGRDLLTQTYEATLTIPF from the coding sequence TTGACCGCTGACCACCAAAGCATCACACTGGTCAGCGGCATGACCGGGTTCCCAGCCACAAGCCTCACTGTATCTGGAACTTTTGGCGCTTACTACAGCATCGGCACAACCGGTTGCTTGTCCAATAATCCCTTTGTCGCGCATTCGACCAACAACGATGTCTTGCTTCTGGACGCGGTGGCCAATTGCTCCGTCACTTTGACGGTGACCGGCAGCAACCACGCCTCGGCATCAACCACGATAGATGTCACTGTGACCCCGCACGCAGTCGTTGCGAATGCATCGGCACAGCTGAAAAGCAAATTGCTGGCAACTCCGTTCCAACCTGTGTCTGCCACGGGCGCCAGCAACACGGTGCTGCATTACGCCGTATCGCCAGCACTTCCTGCAGGTCTTGTGATTGACGAGGCGACCGGCATGATCAGCGGTACGCCCACTGAAACATCAGGTGTAGCGACCTATGCCGTAAACGTAACCGATGATGGCGGCAACAGCGACTCTGGAGACTTCATGCTCTCGGTGGCGCCGCCCATTACGGTAAGCACAGATATTCCCAGCACGACCTTTCAAACCGGCGAGGCCAACAGCTTCACGCCGCTGAGCGTGACTGACGGCACCGCGCCCTATCAGTTTGCCGTCTCACCTGCATTGCCGGCGGGATTGTCTCTGGACACTTCAACCGGCACAATAAATGGTGCACCGCTTTCTGCTACGCCGACCACGACCCATACCATGACGGTGACTGACGCGAATGGCATTGCAGCCACTGGGGATTTTGATCTGGAAGTGGTGACAGCACTTTCTGCAACGGTCGTGAACGCGACAGCTCATATGCAAATCGGAAGCAGCGCAAATTTCACACCACTTGCGGTTTCGGATGGTACAGCGCCCTACATGTTTTCTGTAACACCCGCTTTGCCAAATGGCCTGACATTCGACAGTGCAACAGGCGATATTGCGGGAACGCCATTGGCTGCAGCTTCAGCGCATGACTATGTGGTGCATGTTCAGGATGCCCATGGCTTCAGCGTGTCCGGCCAATTTTCGCTGTCGGTCAGTTCTCCGCTTTCATCGGCGACGAATGGGGGCAGTATTGTCCTGCAGGCTGGTGCTGCTGCGACGCCCTTCGCGCCGATCACGGTCTCGGGTGGAACCGGCCCCTTCAGCTACCAGATCAACCCAGCATTGCCGTCAGGCCTGACTCTGGATGGAGCAACCGGACAGGTCAGTGGCGCGCCACTTTCCGCCGCCCCTGCGACGACTTATGCCGTCACCGTGAGTGATGCACACAACTTCACGTCTCAAGCAGATTTTGATCTGGAAGTGGTCACCGCGCTTACGGCAACAGTTGCAACCAGCACAACCCATTTGCAGATTGGTGCCGAAGCTCATTTCACGCCCGTTACCGCAGCATTGGGAACAGCTCCCTATGTCTTTTCAGTCACGCCGAACCTGCCGACGGGGCTCACACTGAACAGCAGCACGGGCGAAATCAGCGGAACACCCACCGCTTCTGCACCTGCCCACAGCTATACGATGCATATCCAGGACGCTCACGGTTTCAGCGCCTTAGGTCAATTCGCGCTGTCCGTTAGCTATGCCGTGTCGTTGACGGAAAACGTGAGCAGCATCGTCCTGCAGGCTGCGATAGAAGCCACGCCCTTCACACCCATCGAAGCAACGGGCGGCACGGCACCCTATCATTATCAGATTGCCCCGGATCTGCCGCCCGGACTTAGCATGAACATTTCGACGGGTCAGATCAGCGGCATGCCAAGCACAGTGTCTCCCGATGTGGTTTTCATAGTGTCCGTGACAGACAGCAACCCGGTGACACCCGAAACGCACCAGGCAAGCTTCCATTTGTCGGTTTCTGCATCTGCCAAGAGCAATGAAGTTTCCGGCCTGCAACAGACGGGCAGCCAGATTTCGGCTGAAACATCAGCCACCGTTGTCCATTCAATGCTTGATGACATGATTGGCAGCGCCATGGGTGGCAACTTTTCACCGTTCTCTGCCAATGAAGCGCAGGTGGCCCTGATGGTTGCACCCGGAATGCAAACCCCAGAAGGCCGGATCACGCCGACATCCGACACGACTTCAGCGGGCGTGACGAGCGGCAGTCCCTGGCGCATTTGGCTGAATGGCCGTTATACGCGCATCGGTTCGGGCAACCTGAGTGGTAACCAGCTCAATGGCTTGTTTGGAGTCACCTATCTCCTCAGCCCTAATCAACTGGCAGGCCTGTTTGCGGGCTATGAAACATTCAACTACTCATCCGCCACCGGCAGCACATTCCAGGGAAACGGAATTACCGTGGGTGCCTTGGTCGCAGGCACATTTGATGACCATCTCAAGCTGGACGGACGGCTTCTCACAACTTTGGCCAACTACAATGTGACATCAGGCCTGGCCACGGGCAACCTACAGGCTCACCGCCTGGGTGCAGAAGTCTCTGCCAGCTATGTTTTCAAAAGCGGGCCCAATTCAATTTCACCCTTCATCAAAAGTTCAATGTTGATGGAATGGCAGGGCGCTTATACCGATAGCCTCACGACATTTCACGCTGGCCAGTATTTTGCTGAGGGCACATTGTCGCCGGGTGTGCAGTTTTCCCACACGATACGTCTCGACAACGGCGATACATTCACGCCCTATATTTCCGCGGCCGCCAATCTGACGTTTGGAAACACCAACCTGGTGGGTTTTGCTGGCCAGCACGGCATAGGCGGGCGTTTTATGGGTGGCATCAACTACCGGACGGCAGGTGGCACAACGCTGGGATTGCAGGCCGACTACACCGGCATCGGCCGTGACCTGCTGACCCAAACCTATGAAGCGACGCTGACGATTCCCTTCTGA
- the ybeY gene encoding rRNA maturation RNase YbeY, with translation MQPDLVVADQRWAKIPALKAWVKKAHLAALKKSDAARPVTILLSDDAELKTLNRDWRGKDKPTNVLSFPAAAAKLPKGEVAPLGDIALSYDTCAKEAKEAGKTLRDHAVHLVVHGLLHLTGHDHEIEVEAEAMERKETRILAKLGIADPYVLNDGHE, from the coding sequence ATGCAGCCTGATTTAGTTGTGGCTGACCAGCGCTGGGCCAAGATCCCGGCGCTGAAGGCCTGGGTCAAGAAAGCCCATCTCGCCGCCCTGAAGAAATCCGATGCTGCCCGCCCAGTCACCATCCTGCTCAGCGATGATGCCGAACTCAAAACCTTGAACCGCGATTGGCGGGGCAAGGACAAGCCTACCAATGTGCTCTCTTTCCCGGCGGCGGCGGCAAAACTTCCCAAGGGCGAAGTGGCTCCACTGGGCGACATTGCCCTGAGCTACGACACCTGCGCCAAAGAGGCGAAGGAAGCCGGGAAAACCCTTCGTGACCATGCCGTGCATCTAGTCGTGCATGGGCTGCTGCACCTCACCGGCCATGATCATGAAATCGAAGTGGAAGCCGAAGCCATGGAGCGCAAGGAAACCCGCATCCTTGCCAAATTGGGCATTGCCGATCCATATGTGCTAAATGACGGCCATGAGTGA
- a CDS encoding PhzF family phenazine biosynthesis protein, with product MKRVYKVVDVFTSRPLLGNPVAVVLDSEGLATEDMQAIARWTNLSETTFVLPPSSAAADFLLRIFTPRGELPFAGHPTLGSAHALLEAGRVTPRQDGRLVQECKVGLIDVSVKDRSGKHGLAFNLPKASFTAIQKEDLDELERILGRRIDREVAPAIVDVGAVWIVACLESSAAVLQLKPDLARLSALSTKLKVIGITLFGAHEQGAAGIEVRTFAPAHGVDEDPVCGSGNGCVAAFHWERGLLGAGGGKYTASQGRCIGRNGLIDVAVDAQGVVQIGGDCVTCVDGIIAI from the coding sequence ATGAAACGAGTCTACAAAGTTGTCGATGTTTTCACTTCACGGCCCCTTCTGGGAAATCCGGTAGCCGTTGTATTGGACAGCGAAGGTCTCGCCACTGAAGACATGCAGGCCATCGCAAGGTGGACAAACCTTTCCGAGACGACTTTTGTCTTGCCGCCATCTTCCGCGGCAGCCGACTTTCTGCTGCGGATATTTACGCCAAGGGGCGAATTGCCGTTTGCCGGCCACCCGACGCTGGGCAGCGCCCACGCCTTGCTTGAAGCCGGCCGCGTCACGCCCAGGCAAGATGGGCGGCTTGTACAGGAATGCAAGGTTGGCCTCATTGACGTCAGCGTGAAAGACCGCTCCGGAAAACATGGACTGGCATTCAATCTGCCAAAGGCCAGCTTCACCGCGATACAGAAGGAGGATCTTGACGAGCTTGAGCGCATCCTTGGCCGCAGGATTGACCGCGAGGTCGCTCCTGCGATTGTCGATGTTGGTGCTGTCTGGATTGTTGCATGTCTGGAAAGCTCCGCAGCGGTGCTCCAATTGAAACCTGACTTGGCCCGCCTCTCAGCGCTCTCGACCAAGCTCAAAGTGATCGGCATCACCTTGTTCGGCGCGCATGAACAGGGCGCTGCCGGAATTGAAGTGCGCACATTTGCACCAGCGCATGGCGTGGACGAAGACCCCGTATGTGGAAGCGGAAATGGTTGCGTTGCCGCCTTTCATTGGGAGCGTGGCCTGCTCGGTGCCGGTGGCGGAAAATACACTGCCTCGCAGGGGCGCTGCATCGGCAGGAATGGCCTGATCGACGTTGCAGTGGACGCGCAAGGCGTGGTGCAAATTGGTGGTGATTGCGTCACCTGCGTCGATGGCATCATTGCCATTTGA
- a CDS encoding fumarylacetoacetate hydrolase family protein, producing MKLVRFGEAGAERPGLVDQQGRIRDVSGVVADWAGETLGKASLAALASRDPATFPVVAAGVRLGPPVATPGKIICIGLNYADHAAETGFEIPKEPLVFFKSPTALCGPHDAIRIPKTASAVDWEVELAFVIGREVANVDEGEALAAVAGYTVANDLTEREWQFNRGGQWSKAKSADTFCPFGPWLVTADEMRDLATRRIWLKKNDVVRQDTHLRRLVFSVPQIVAHLSEFMRLMPGDAVLTGTPFGVAFNKPKPDYLAAGDVIHCGIDGLGEQLCTVTD from the coding sequence ATGAAACTCGTCCGCTTTGGTGAAGCTGGCGCGGAGCGCCCTGGCCTTGTAGACCAACAGGGCCGGATCCGCGACGTGTCTGGTGTCGTTGCAGATTGGGCGGGCGAGACGCTTGGCAAGGCATCGCTTGCAGCACTGGCATCACGCGATCCTGCAACATTCCCTGTTGTTGCAGCGGGGGTCCGTCTTGGCCCGCCGGTGGCCACACCCGGCAAGATCATCTGCATCGGCCTGAACTATGCAGACCATGCCGCCGAAACCGGATTTGAAATACCCAAGGAACCCCTGGTCTTCTTCAAGTCACCAACCGCACTTTGCGGCCCCCATGATGCGATCAGGATTCCCAAGACCGCCAGCGCCGTCGACTGGGAAGTGGAGCTGGCCTTTGTCATCGGCCGGGAGGTTGCCAATGTGGATGAAGGCGAGGCTCTCGCCGCCGTCGCGGGTTACACTGTTGCCAACGACCTCACCGAGCGGGAATGGCAGTTCAACCGTGGGGGCCAATGGAGCAAGGCCAAAAGCGCCGACACATTTTGCCCGTTCGGACCCTGGCTGGTGACGGCGGATGAGATGCGTGATCTGGCAACCCGCCGAATCTGGCTCAAAAAGAATGATGTCGTCCGGCAAGATACACATCTCCGCCGTCTGGTTTTTTCGGTGCCGCAGATCGTTGCGCATTTAAGCGAATTCATGCGCCTGATGCCCGGCGATGCCGTGCTGACCGGCACACCATTTGGCGTGGCCTTCAACAAGCCAAAGCCGGACTATCTTGCTGCCGGGGACGTGATCCACTGCGGCATTGATGGTCTAGGCGAGCAACTCTGCACAGTCACTGACTGA
- a CDS encoding lysophospholipid acyltransferase family protein, whose protein sequence is MNIVFAVIKALAFVLLTLPLMPVQWLLLKIEGPFAKRLPHLYHRLVCKIIGLTLEIEGAMKSEGLLVANHTSWADIPVLSALHPVSFIAKKEVNTWPFFGSLARLQRTVFVNRERRSSTGESASEMLDRLTSGDTLVLFPEGTSHHGGWLKPFKSSFFGAVEGTDIPLIPVTVSYHRLNGLPLTLRQRHAIAWIGDVDLLPHLWDFLKGGPVSVKLTIHPALRPSDFKDRKTLSLAAQSVIGASLHFTA, encoded by the coding sequence ATGAATATCGTGTTTGCAGTGATCAAGGCCTTGGCCTTCGTCCTGCTCACGCTACCGCTGATGCCGGTGCAATGGCTTTTGCTGAAAATCGAAGGCCCCTTCGCCAAACGCCTCCCGCATCTTTATCACCGCCTCGTCTGCAAAATCATCGGTCTCACGCTGGAGATCGAGGGCGCGATGAAAAGCGAAGGCTTGCTGGTCGCCAACCACACGTCATGGGCGGATATTCCCGTGCTGTCGGCACTGCATCCGGTGTCCTTCATTGCCAAGAAGGAAGTGAACACCTGGCCCTTCTTCGGATCTCTGGCGCGCCTGCAGCGCACGGTCTTTGTCAATCGTGAGCGCCGCAGTTCGACGGGTGAAAGTGCCAGCGAAATGCTGGATCGCCTCACCTCAGGTGACACGCTGGTGCTGTTTCCCGAAGGCACCTCACATCATGGCGGCTGGCTGAAGCCCTTCAAATCTTCCTTCTTCGGCGCGGTGGAAGGCACGGATATTCCGCTGATCCCCGTCACCGTCAGCTATCACCGCCTGAACGGGTTGCCGCTCACCTTGCGTCAGCGTCATGCCATCGCATGGATCGGCGATGTGGATTTGCTGCCGCATCTCTGGGATTTCCTGAAGGGCGGGCCTGTCTCGGTAAAGCTTACGATTCACCCGGCTTTGCGACCGTCGGACTTCAAGGATCGCAAGACGCTATCGCTCGCGGCGCAAAGCGTGATCGGTGCGAGCCTTCATTTCACGGCGTGA
- a CDS encoding pyridoxal phosphate-dependent aminotransferase, whose product MTGSSNWKGRFPYNEIISLLDINRRYNLAESTAQDLTFGEILEMAGGAAALDCLKLGYGSSVGLPRLRSCVAALTGVAPEEVVTTQGTALGLFLLALELCRPGDEVVIATPCFPVARDSLLGAGAIVRECRLAFDRGYKLTADLIAPLLNERTKLVSIASPQNPSGVFTGLQEIKAILDVMRTKAPTARLFIDEIYRDATYGDSVPPPSAAHLDEKVITGGSVSKAHGAPGLRVGWLTIRDRDLRDRITIAKMNIVLSGSTLDETLAAVVLENRENILAARRSLLAEGLSQVAGWIESNKSFVEWVKPDGGALCCLRLKASAFDADGVARFWSALPKAELQIGNGAWFGESSSVLRLGFGYLPISILPSALETLSSVLKATASTGPISRNARDSSP is encoded by the coding sequence ATGACTGGCAGTTCAAATTGGAAGGGGCGCTTTCCCTATAACGAGATCATCTCGCTGCTGGATATCAACCGGCGCTACAACCTGGCTGAAAGCACCGCGCAGGACCTGACTTTCGGCGAGATCCTCGAAATGGCCGGGGGCGCCGCGGCGCTGGACTGCCTCAAATTGGGATATGGTTCATCTGTCGGCCTGCCCCGCCTTCGATCGTGTGTTGCAGCGCTGACAGGGGTTGCGCCGGAGGAAGTGGTCACCACGCAAGGCACGGCACTCGGCCTGTTTCTGCTGGCGCTCGAACTTTGCCGCCCCGGGGATGAAGTGGTCATTGCCACGCCCTGCTTCCCGGTCGCGCGCGACTCGCTTCTGGGCGCTGGGGCCATTGTGCGCGAATGCAGATTAGCCTTTGACCGGGGTTACAAGCTGACAGCGGATTTGATTGCGCCGCTTCTCAACGAACGCACCAAACTCGTCAGCATCGCCAGCCCGCAAAACCCCAGCGGCGTTTTCACCGGGCTGCAGGAGATCAAGGCCATCCTCGATGTGATGCGCACCAAGGCGCCAACCGCACGCCTCTTCATCGACGAGATCTACCGCGATGCCACCTATGGCGACAGCGTCCCACCGCCCAGCGCTGCCCATCTCGATGAGAAGGTCATCACGGGTGGATCTGTGTCCAAGGCCCATGGTGCTCCGGGCCTCAGGGTCGGCTGGCTCACCATCAGGGATCGCGACCTTCGTGATCGGATCACCATTGCAAAAATGAACATCGTGCTGTCCGGCTCGACCCTTGACGAAACCCTGGCGGCAGTCGTTTTGGAAAATCGCGAGAACATCCTCGCCGCGCGGCGCAGCCTGCTTGCGGAAGGGCTTTCCCAAGTTGCCGGTTGGATCGAAAGCAACAAAAGCTTTGTGGAGTGGGTCAAGCCGGATGGCGGTGCGCTCTGTTGCCTGAGGCTGAAGGCCAGCGCCTTCGACGCAGATGGCGTTGCCAGATTCTGGTCGGCTCTCCCAAAGGCCGAACTTCAAATCGGCAATGGCGCCTGGTTTGGTGAATCTTCGTCTGTCCTGCGACTTGGCTTTGGCTATTTGCCGATCAGCATCCTGCCCTCAGCCTTGGAGACATTGTCCTCGGTGCTCAAAGCTACAGCTTCTACTGGACCGATTTCGCGTAATGCGCGGGACTCGTCCCCGTGA
- the miaB gene encoding tRNA (N6-isopentenyl adenosine(37)-C2)-methylthiotransferase MiaB: MTKKVLIKTYGCQMNVYDSSRMRDVLAPLGYDETTSVDEADFVILNTCHIREKAADKVYSELGKLRDMKEARATDGREMLIAVAGCVGQAEGGEIIKRNKGVDLVFGPQTYHRLPELMKQRAEQGRAVVETEFQVERKFEGLASAPQAIGSVASFLTIQEGCDKFCTFCVVPYTRGAEFSRPVAQILEEARKLAAKGVREVTLLGQNVNAYRGEGGNGPESLAGLVTRLSQISGIERIRYVTSHPRDMSDDLIAAHASNEKLMPYLHLPIQSGNDRVLKAMNRGHSVSHYMNIIDRIRKARPDIALSGDFIVGFPGETEEEFDDTLKVVADVGYASAYSFKYSPRPGTPAAEKTNQVPEKAKNERLARLQSLILQQTATFNASCVGKTFPVLLEKPGRQQDQLIGRSPYLQSVHLPSDGLKIGDIAPISIKAVGPNSLSGQYSPIT, encoded by the coding sequence ATGACCAAGAAAGTCCTGATCAAGACCTATGGCTGCCAGATGAATGTCTATGATTCGTCACGCATGCGCGATGTGCTGGCGCCCTTGGGCTATGATGAAACCACCAGCGTGGACGAAGCTGATTTCGTCATCCTCAACACCTGCCACATCCGTGAAAAGGCAGCCGACAAAGTCTATTCCGAACTCGGCAAATTGCGCGACATGAAGGAAGCCCGTGCCACAGACGGCAGGGAGATGCTGATTGCGGTGGCCGGCTGCGTGGGCCAGGCCGAAGGTGGCGAGATCATCAAGCGCAATAAGGGCGTTGATCTAGTGTTCGGACCACAGACCTATCATCGCCTGCCGGAGCTGATGAAGCAGCGTGCCGAACAAGGCCGCGCCGTGGTCGAAACCGAATTCCAGGTGGAACGCAAATTCGAAGGCTTGGCCTCGGCACCGCAAGCCATCGGCTCGGTTGCCTCCTTCCTCACCATCCAGGAAGGTTGCGATAAATTCTGCACCTTCTGTGTGGTGCCCTATACGCGCGGTGCGGAATTCTCGCGGCCTGTTGCCCAGATTCTTGAAGAGGCCCGCAAACTCGCCGCCAAGGGCGTGCGCGAAGTCACTCTGCTGGGCCAGAATGTGAATGCCTATCGCGGCGAAGGTGGCAATGGCCCGGAGAGTCTGGCTGGCCTCGTCACCCGCCTGTCACAGATTTCCGGCATTGAACGCATCAGATATGTCACCAGCCACCCGCGCGATATGAGTGATGATTTGATTGCGGCCCATGCCAGCAACGAAAAACTGATGCCCTATCTGCATCTGCCCATCCAGTCCGGCAATGACCGCGTGTTGAAGGCGATGAACCGCGGCCATTCCGTGTCGCATTACATGAACATCATTGACCGTATCCGCAAAGCCCGCCCCGATATTGCTTTGTCCGGCGATTTTATCGTGGGCTTCCCCGGCGAGACCGAAGAAGAATTCGACGACACGCTGAAAGTGGTCGCCGATGTGGGCTACGCCTCGGCCTATAGCTTTAAATATTCGCCCCGGCCCGGAACGCCCGCCGCCGAAAAAACCAATCAAGTGCCGGAAAAGGCCAAGAATGAACGCTTGGCCCGCCTGCAAAGCCTGATTTTGCAGCAGACAGCGACTTTCAACGCGTCCTGCGTCGGCAAGACATTTCCGGTGCTTCTGGAGAAGCCCGGCCGCCAGCAAGATCAATTGATTGGCAGATCGCCCTATTTACAGTCGGTCCATCTGCCGTCTGACGGTCTTAAAATTGGTGATATTGCTCCCATATCCATCAAGGCTGTTGGCCCCAACTCACTTTCGGGGCAGTATAGCCCCATCACTTGA
- a CDS encoding PhoH family protein, whose translation MALLLGEHDAHLAVIEHRLGVSITPRGNRITIKGDKHQAEFTRAVLLHLYTKAARGGDINRGEIDGAIRMVKLAESAEHGGHGQDGGVRTRRKTINARTPNQQNYIEQIRKNELVFGVGPAGTGKTYLAVACAAEALMNGEVDRVILSRPAVEAGERLGFLPGDMKEKVDPYLRPLYDALYDMMPQSLVQKALAENQIEIAPLAFMRGRTLSSAFIILDEAQNTTPQQMKMFLTRLGEGSRMVVTGDPTQIDLPSGIGSGLVEATSILDGVKGIGITQFINSDIVRHPLVGRIVQAYDKRQAKAPPRNR comes from the coding sequence ATGGCTCTTCTTCTGGGTGAGCATGACGCGCATCTGGCGGTGATCGAACATCGCCTGGGCGTTTCGATTACCCCGCGCGGCAACCGCATCACCATCAAGGGTGACAAGCATCAGGCGGAATTCACCCGTGCTGTTCTTCTCCATCTCTATACCAAGGCAGCGCGCGGCGGAGACATCAACCGTGGCGAAATCGACGGCGCCATCCGCATGGTGAAGCTGGCCGAGTCGGCCGAACACGGCGGCCATGGCCAAGACGGCGGCGTGCGTACAAGGCGCAAGACCATCAATGCCCGCACGCCTAATCAGCAGAATTACATCGAACAGATCCGCAAGAACGAGCTGGTCTTCGGCGTGGGCCCCGCGGGCACCGGCAAGACCTATCTCGCCGTGGCCTGCGCCGCCGAAGCCTTGATGAATGGCGAAGTGGACCGTGTGATCCTTTCGCGCCCCGCTGTGGAAGCCGGTGAACGCCTGGGCTTCCTGCCCGGCGACATGAAGGAAAAGGTCGATCCCTATCTGCGCCCGCTTTACGATGCGCTCTACGACATGATGCCGCAAAGCCTCGTGCAAAAAGCGCTGGCTGAAAACCAGATTGAAATCGCACCGCTGGCCTTCATGCGTGGCCGCACACTGTCGTCGGCCTTCATCATCCTCGATGAAGCCCAGAACACCACGCCGCAGCAGATGAAGATGTTTTTGACCCGCTTGGGTGAAGGTAGCCGCATGGTGGTGACGGGTGACCCGACCCAGATCGACTTGCCCTCCGGCATCGGCTCTGGCCTTGTCGAAGCCACTTCAATCCTTGATGGCGTGAAGGGCATCGGCATTACCCAATTCATCAATTCCGACATTGTGCGCCATCCATTGGTGGGCCGCATCGTGCAGGCCTATGACAAGCGCCAGGCGAAAGCGCCGCCCCGGAACAGATAA
- a CDS encoding helix-turn-helix transcriptional regulator, with protein sequence MATPQFESPLDRATFRKTGMFGGFDVMSARFVHHSFAPHTHDELMIGVIHAGVKAFRRGRATQFAAPGNLSVVNPGEMHTGEREQGTELVYGALYLPHASLAAMFPDQPLSGSAIRQPVIEDPEIWQGLACTHHAMMAGGDDGAAGEALTWAIALLFHRYGTNTVPQSEAGCPAAIKSAIQFMQARAGDPISLEEVSKTAGIGLFHLIRLFRKHLGMTPHAYLTQIRISRSQQLLKLGAPIAQIALDVGFADQAHFTKRFKQLTGTSPAHYAKSVQ encoded by the coding sequence ATGGCCACGCCACAATTTGAAAGCCCGCTTGACCGGGCCACATTCCGCAAGACCGGCATGTTCGGTGGCTTTGACGTGATGTCGGCGCGCTTTGTGCACCACTCTTTCGCGCCCCATACGCATGATGAACTGATGATCGGTGTCATCCATGCTGGCGTGAAGGCATTCCGGCGCGGAAGGGCAACACAATTTGCCGCGCCGGGAAATCTTTCCGTCGTCAATCCCGGTGAGATGCATACCGGTGAGCGCGAGCAGGGCACCGAGCTGGTTTACGGTGCGCTCTATCTACCGCATGCATCTCTGGCGGCAATGTTTCCGGACCAGCCGCTCTCCGGTTCAGCAATCCGGCAACCGGTCATTGAGGACCCGGAAATCTGGCAAGGCCTGGCATGCACGCATCATGCGATGATGGCTGGCGGCGACGATGGCGCTGCCGGGGAAGCATTGACCTGGGCCATTGCATTGCTGTTTCACCGCTATGGGACAAACACCGTTCCTCAATCCGAAGCGGGCTGCCCAGCTGCGATAAAATCTGCCATTCAATTCATGCAGGCCCGCGCGGGCGATCCTATCAGCTTGGAAGAAGTGTCGAAAACAGCAGGCATCGGCCTGTTTCATCTCATCCGCCTCTTTCGCAAACACCTTGGCATGACGCCACATGCCTATCTGACCCAGATTCGCATCTCCAGATCACAGCAGCTTCTCAAGCTGGGTGCCCCGATTGCCCAGATCGCATTGGATGTGGGTTTTGCCGATCAGGCGCATTTCACCAAGCGCTTCAAACAGCTCACGGGGACGAGTCCCGCGCATTACGCGAAATCGGTCCAGTAG